From one Mya arenaria isolate MELC-2E11 chromosome 4, ASM2691426v1 genomic stretch:
- the LOC128230401 gene encoding fatty acid-binding protein, adipocyte-like, producing MALVGKWEYVSAENLDEYMTVAAVPDNLKEVAKNSKPSLEITNSGDQWTLKTTVSDKVKDTTFTLGQEFETKSLTGQDLKCVVTMEGEKMVETQKAGDVTTIVTREVQGDQLVSKMTLGGSTATVTFKRA from the exons ATGGCTCTTGTAGGAAAATGGGAATATGTGTCCGCAGAGAATCTGGATGAGTACATGACCGTTGCAG CGGTTCCCGACAACCTGAAGGAAGTGGCAAAGAACAGCAAGCCATCCCTGGAGATCACGAACTCCGGGGACCAGTGGACGCTCAAGACGACCGTGAGTGACAAGGTCAAGGACACGACCTTCACATTGGGTCAGGAGTTCGAGACAAAGTCGCTCACCGGACAGGACCTGAAG TGCGTGGTTACCATGGAGGGCGAGAAAATGGTGGAGACGCAGAAGGCAGGTGACGTGACCACCATCGTCACGCGCGAGGTGCAGGGGGACCAACTCGTGTCG aaaatgacGCTCGGCGGCTCCACAGCTACAGTGACCTTCAAGCGGGCTTAG
- the LOC128230204 gene encoding trichohyalin-like produces the protein MSGHQVVYGPRTAKSDQRFDAGRNLSNKDTEIENIIRTWKGEVKESNTLNPKDEMKILRNWGYLKKKLPVNQVIDPFIEKCVVTPEQWLQIKSSGKGDADLTEDLLYVILKRPPDVYPSMLAALRALGLSQVAQQLEGTRENISLSSSLSSGGSLRQIGRPTKVGGTFPRPVESISVADPRNGAVGAICEEPGSAGDVVIDTTVRQHDLERMKDEIREELRQLRANIENGREADRAQLTSLQHKHDELQGDLEKATEEREKLKADIETFAELVNSLKQQMEKKQEQFEAAAERNKELERQLKSKTGQIQEELEEKERERVGLEHVLHAKEADYRVLQAALERLKVDHEERHGRLRSLTRDKVILEKEVQLLNKDKKNLEVKIKSLEQHMRILQEKHIRETSDIRQEMERQKTLLEEADRERQDLERQLYDSVRKNEGLRRSNTSLEESLQRTTDEKLHLQQRLRQADMTKYARPPYLAGTRSTRVGWNPKHLKR, from the exons ATGAGCGGACACCAGGTCGTCTACGGTCCGCGGACGGCAAAGAGTGATCAAAGGTTTGATGCGGGCAGAAATCTTTCGAATAAAGATACGGAAATCGAAAACATAATTCGGACATGGAAAGGTGAAGTAAAGGAAAGTAACACTTTAAATCCAAAggatgaaatgaagattttgagAAACTGGggatatttaaagaaaaagttacCAGTGAATCAAGTCATTGACCCATTTATAGAGAAGTGCGTGGTGACACCAGAACAGTGGCTGCAGATAAAGTCAAGCGGAAAGGGCGACGCGGACCTCACAGAAGACCTGTTGTACGTGATTCTGAAGCGACCACCGGATGTGTACCCGTCCATGCTGGCGGCCCTCAGGGCACTCGGCCTCTCGCAGGTGGCACAGCAACTTGAGGGGACACGAGAAAACATCTCCCTTTCATCCTCACTCTCTTCCG GCGGTTCCCTACGGCAGATTGGGCGTCCAACCAAGGTAGGGGGAACCTTTCCCCGCCCG GTTGAAAGCATATCAGTGGCGGATCCGAGGAATGGAGCGGTGGGTGCCATCTGTGAGGAACCGGGGTCCGCCGGGGATGTTGTCATCGACACGACCGTCCGCCAACACGACCTTGAAAG AATGAAGGACGAGATTCGGGAAGAGTTGCGGCAGCTGCGGGCCAACATCGAGAATGGTCGGGAGGCGGACAGAGCTCAGCTCACTTCACTACAG CACAAACACGATGAACTGCAAGGCGATCTGGAGAAGGCCACAGAGGAGAGGGAGAAACTCAAGGCGGATATAGAAACGTTCGCAGAGCTGGTAAACAGTCTTAAACAACAG ATGGAGAAGAAACAAGAGCAGTTTGAGGCGGCGGCGGAGCGTAACAAGGAATTGGAGCGACAGCTGAAAAGCAAGACTGGACAGATACAGGAAGAG TTGGAGGAAAAGGAGCGGGAGCGGGTGGGTCTGGAGCACGTGCTCCACGCCAAGGAGGCGGATTACCGGGTGCTGCAGGCGGCCTTGGAGCGCCTTAAGGTTGATCACGAGGAACGCCACGGCCGCCTCCGCTCTCTCACGCGCGACAAGGTCATTTTAGAGAAGGAGGTGCAGCTTCTCAACAAGGACAAGAAAAACCTCGAGGTGAAGATTAAGTCGCTGGAACAACATATGAG AATATTGCAGGAAAAGCACATTCGGGAGACAAGCGATATCCGGCAGGAAATGGAGCGACAGAAGACGCTACTGGAGGAGGCGGACCGTGAGAGACAGGACCTTGAGAGACAGCTCTATGACAGCGTCCGTAAAAATGAGGGGCTGCGGCGATCCAACACGAGCCTGGAGGAAAGCTTGCAGAGGACCACAGATGAGAAACTGCATCTACAACAGAGGCTCAGGCAGGCGGACATGACCAAATACGCACGTCCGCCTTATCTTGCAGGAACCAGGTCTACACGCGTCGGTTGGAACCCAAAACATTTGAAACGCTAA